Proteins encoded within one genomic window of Bacillus sp. F19:
- the rapZ gene encoding RNase adapter RapZ, with amino-acid sequence MSTGSVQDIKMVIITGMSGAGKTVAIQSFEDLGYFCVDNLPPNLLPKFLELMKESGSKMNKVALVMDLRGREFFESLFQALDDMAETTWINPQILFLDAKDATLVTRYKETRRSHPLATTGLPLEGIKNERELLEELKGRSQMIFDTSELKPRELREKILKQFAEDAEHTFSVNVLSFGFKYGVPIDADLVFDVRFLPNPHYIDHMRPKTGLEEEVSSYVLKWTETQKFLEKVLDLLTFMLPYYKREGKSQLVIAIGCTGGQHRSVTLAEYIAKHYKNDYQTHVSHRDIERRSRH; translated from the coding sequence ATGAGTACAGGCAGTGTTCAGGATATAAAGATGGTGATTATTACAGGCATGTCAGGAGCAGGCAAAACGGTTGCCATTCAAAGCTTTGAAGATCTTGGTTATTTTTGTGTAGATAACCTGCCGCCTAATCTGCTACCGAAGTTTCTTGAGCTGATGAAGGAATCCGGCTCTAAAATGAACAAAGTTGCACTGGTAATGGATTTGCGGGGACGCGAATTTTTTGAAAGCCTGTTTCAGGCGCTGGATGATATGGCGGAAACGACTTGGATTAATCCTCAAATTCTTTTTCTGGATGCTAAGGATGCTACCCTTGTTACTCGATACAAGGAAACACGCAGGTCCCATCCATTGGCCACAACAGGCTTGCCTTTAGAAGGCATTAAAAACGAAAGAGAATTGCTTGAGGAGCTGAAAGGCCGTTCTCAGATGATCTTTGACACATCTGAATTGAAGCCCCGCGAACTCAGAGAAAAAATACTGAAGCAGTTTGCGGAAGATGCTGAGCATACCTTCTCTGTAAATGTGCTCTCGTTCGGTTTTAAATACGGAGTGCCGATCGATGCTGATTTAGTATTCGATGTCAGATTCTTGCCGAATCCGCATTATATTGATCATATGAGACCGAAAACAGGACTTGAAGAGGAAGTTTCCTCGTATGTTCTAAAATGGACAGAGACTCAGAAGTTTTTAGAAAAGGTACTGGATTTGCTTACCTTCATGCTGCCTTACTATAAAAGAGAAGGAAAAAGCCAGCTTGTCATTGCAATAGGATGCACAGGCGGCCAGCACCGTTCGGTTACATTGGCGGAATACATTGCGAAGCACTACAAAAATGACTATCAGACGCACGTATCACATCGTGATATTGAGCGCAGAAGTCGTCATTAA
- the whiA gene encoding DNA-binding protein WhiA: MSFASETKKELTNIESKACCLKAELSALIRMNGSLSFSNRKLILDIQTENAAIARRIYTLLKKQYDVSVELLVRKKMRLKKNNVYIVRLIEKAREILEDLGILGENFTFERSISEELVRKKCCKRSYIRGAFLAGGSVNNPETSSYHLEIFSLYKEHNDSLCELMNSFHLNSKTLERKKGYITYLKEAEKISDFLSIIGGHQALLRFEDVRIVRDMRNSVNRLVNCETANLNKTIGAAIRQVENIKFIDEKMGLEALPDKLSEIARLRVEYQDVTLKELGEMVSSGKISKSGINHRLRKLDEIAEQLRNGQPVTIK; the protein is encoded by the coding sequence ATGTCCTTTGCTTCTGAAACAAAAAAAGAATTAACCAACATAGAGTCTAAAGCCTGTTGTTTAAAAGCAGAGTTATCTGCACTCATCCGAATGAACGGCTCTCTTTCTTTTTCGAATCGAAAATTAATTTTGGACATTCAAACCGAAAATGCAGCAATAGCTAGAAGAATATATACTCTCTTAAAAAAGCAGTATGACGTTTCTGTCGAGCTGCTTGTGCGGAAGAAAATGCGTTTGAAAAAGAATAACGTCTACATCGTTCGGCTGATAGAAAAAGCTCGTGAAATATTAGAGGATCTGGGCATCCTCGGAGAGAATTTTACGTTTGAGAGAAGTATTTCCGAGGAGCTTGTCAGAAAGAAATGCTGCAAGCGATCCTATATAAGAGGTGCCTTTTTGGCAGGAGGTTCTGTAAATAACCCGGAGACTTCATCCTATCACTTGGAAATTTTTTCTTTATATAAAGAGCACAATGACTCTCTATGTGAATTAATGAATTCCTTCCATTTGAACAGCAAAACACTCGAACGGAAAAAAGGATACATTACCTATTTGAAGGAAGCCGAGAAAATATCTGATTTTCTCAGCATTATAGGCGGTCACCAGGCACTCCTGCGCTTTGAAGATGTGCGGATTGTCCGCGATATGAGAAATTCCGTTAACCGTCTCGTCAATTGTGAAACCGCTAACTTAAACAAGACAATTGGTGCAGCCATACGCCAAGTCGAGAATATTAAATTCATCGATGAAAAAATGGGTCTTGAAGCACTGCCCGACAAATTAAGTGAAATCGCACGTCTTCGGGTAGAGTATCAGGATGTTACACTTAAAGAACTGGGTGAAATGGTATCAAGCGGCAAAATCAGCAAGTCAGGCATTAATCACCGTCTGAGAAAACTTGACGAGATTGCAGAACAACTAAGAAATGGCCAGCCAGTAACGATCAAATAA
- the hisH gene encoding imidazole glycerol phosphate synthase subunit HisH, with protein sequence MIGIIDYGMGNLYSVSKALERLNISYFISENPEELENADGYILPGVGSFKDAMAILNETKLTDYIQKIASEGKPLLGICLGMQLLFDSSEENGLTEGLTLLKGNVVHFPEDLMKKEQLKVPHMGWNRLRMHQQSDLLEGLEEGYSYFVHSYYVKAEKSSTVIASADYGVDVPAVVGEKNIFGTQFHPEKSSHLGIGILRNFVKIVEEKVKS encoded by the coding sequence ATGATCGGAATAATTGATTATGGCATGGGGAATTTGTACAGCGTCAGCAAAGCGCTTGAGCGCTTGAATATCAGCTATTTCATTTCAGAAAATCCGGAAGAGCTTGAAAATGCGGATGGCTATATTCTTCCTGGAGTCGGCTCCTTTAAGGATGCAATGGCGATTTTAAATGAAACAAAGTTAACGGACTATATTCAGAAAATCGCAAGTGAAGGGAAGCCGCTGCTTGGTATTTGTTTAGGGATGCAATTATTATTTGATTCGAGTGAGGAAAATGGTTTAACAGAAGGACTGACCCTTTTAAAAGGGAATGTTGTGCATTTTCCGGAAGATCTTATGAAAAAAGAGCAGCTGAAGGTGCCGCACATGGGCTGGAATCGATTACGCATGCACCAGCAAAGCGATCTTCTAGAAGGTCTTGAAGAAGGCTACTCCTATTTTGTGCATTCTTACTATGTGAAGGCTGAAAAGAGCAGCACCGTGATTGCAAGTGCCGACTATGGCGTCGATGTTCCTGCAGTTGTTGGTGAGAAAAATATATTTGGGACACAATTTCATCCCGAAAAAAGCAGTCATTTAGGCATTGGCATTCTGAGGAACTTTGTCAAAATCGTTGAAGAGAAGGTGAAATCATGA
- a CDS encoding tetratricopeptide repeat protein yields MGKQSSNTQQKAQIVPFFQDGQYFYRKGMKAYRERDLLKASKWIQRAIQLEPNQIVMLSQLAAIYTELGKYQQSNDLLTYILKNIDKDLTECHYFMANNYAHLGLFHEAYKCAIEYQTKEPNGEFIEETEDLLDLLTIEGADEEDPFLDSDELIVKQDAAKSLLENGKLEEAISLLKEIVTDFPEFWSAYNNLSLAYFYMGDVQQAKDYLDMVLDKNPGNLHALCNLLVFYYYERQDEKVEELAQRLGHIYPILFEHRYKLGATFALVGQYELAFKWLRAIYRQGFDGDDTFYYWLSYSAYFTGKEELARTSWDRVIEINPDKAGSEPWSAEKKSVERPMTMPIEERLLAIFLAAETKQLDQIQFFQTAKVPQSVFEREFMDLAIAHVNGEIKKSVSEKSKFTYQAAQVLFENNKTLNEGLYLFFFKTALKAKREEMPFKNHLAWACALEYVWKKENGYKVTQTELAKQYSISGKTLSKYSAFIKNLWS; encoded by the coding sequence GTGGGAAAACAATCGAGTAACACTCAGCAAAAAGCACAGATTGTCCCTTTCTTCCAAGACGGACAGTACTTTTACCGTAAGGGCATGAAAGCCTATCGGGAACGTGATCTTTTAAAAGCGAGCAAGTGGATTCAGCGTGCGATTCAGCTTGAGCCGAATCAGATTGTCATGCTCAGCCAGCTTGCAGCCATCTATACCGAACTTGGAAAATACCAGCAATCTAATGACCTTTTAACATACATTCTTAAGAATATCGATAAAGATTTAACGGAATGCCATTATTTTATGGCAAATAATTACGCACATTTAGGTCTCTTTCATGAAGCCTACAAATGTGCAATTGAATATCAGACTAAAGAGCCGAATGGCGAGTTCATCGAAGAAACAGAAGATCTCCTTGATTTGCTCACGATTGAAGGGGCAGATGAAGAAGATCCCTTTTTAGATTCGGATGAACTGATTGTTAAGCAGGATGCTGCAAAATCACTTCTGGAAAATGGGAAATTAGAAGAAGCCATTTCCTTGTTAAAAGAAATCGTCACGGATTTTCCGGAATTCTGGTCTGCTTACAACAACTTGTCGTTAGCCTATTTTTACATGGGCGACGTTCAGCAGGCGAAGGATTATTTAGATATGGTGCTCGACAAAAATCCGGGCAATCTCCATGCTCTATGCAATCTGCTCGTGTTCTACTACTACGAACGTCAGGATGAGAAAGTAGAAGAATTGGCGCAAAGACTTGGACACATCTATCCTATTCTTTTTGAACACCGCTATAAGCTTGGCGCGACTTTTGCATTGGTCGGGCAATATGAGCTTGCCTTTAAATGGCTAAGAGCCATTTACAGACAAGGATTTGACGGTGATGATACCTTCTATTACTGGCTTTCCTATTCGGCTTACTTTACCGGGAAAGAAGAACTTGCCAGAACCAGCTGGGATCGTGTAATTGAAATAAATCCTGATAAAGCCGGTTCAGAGCCGTGGTCGGCGGAAAAGAAGTCGGTGGAACGTCCAATGACGATGCCGATTGAAGAGCGTCTTCTTGCGATCTTTTTAGCAGCTGAAACAAAGCAGCTTGATCAGATTCAATTCTTCCAAACAGCAAAAGTTCCTCAATCAGTCTTCGAAAGAGAGTTTATGGATCTTGCAATTGCGCATGTTAATGGAGAGATTAAAAAAAGCGTCTCTGAAAAATCAAAGTTCACCTACCAGGCAGCGCAAGTCCTGTTTGAAAACAATAAAACCCTGAACGAAGGACTTTATTTGTTTTTCTTTAAAACAGCGTTAAAAGCAAAAAGAGAAGAGATGCCGTTTAAAAACCATCTTGCATGGGCTTGCGCACTGGAATACGTGTGGAAAAAAGAAAATGGATATAAAGTGACGCAGACAGAGCTTGCTAAACAATACTCCATTTCAGGTAAAACTCTTTCAAAGTATTCAGCTTTCATCAAGAATTTATGGTCGTGA
- the yvfG gene encoding protein YvfG produces MSELFSVPYFEQNFKEHIKQNEGQVPKLDAMNRYYRSVVSALVQDQLTKNSVVLKRIQNLDEAYNTIKSEK; encoded by the coding sequence ATGAGTGAATTATTTTCAGTGCCCTACTTTGAGCAAAATTTTAAAGAGCACATTAAACAGAATGAAGGTCAAGTTCCGAAGCTTGATGCCATGAACCGTTATTATCGATCTGTCGTATCAGCGCTGGTTCAGGATCAGCTTACAAAAAACTCAGTGGTCTTAAAACGGATTCAGAATTTGGACGAGGCGTACAATACGATTAAATCCGAAAAATAA
- the hisA gene encoding 1-(5-phosphoribosyl)-5-[(5-phosphoribosylamino)methylideneamino]imidazole-4-carboxamide isomerase produces MSEFIIYPAIDMRGGKCVRLIQGDYTKETIYGDSPYEMAKVFADKGAKWIHMVDLDGAKAGKRVNHKHVLEVAEKLNVNVQIGGGIRTEEDAEYYLSNGISRVILGSSAISNPDFVKKMLAKYGSKIAIGIDAKDGYVSTEGWIETSTVKAADLGVELAAAGAEVFIFTDIATDGMLSGPNVDAVREMAGATGKEVIASGGVSSLDDLVMLAAFQKEGVAGAIVGKALYTNQFDLAQALEEVELA; encoded by the coding sequence ATGAGTGAATTTATCATATATCCGGCAATCGATATGCGCGGAGGAAAATGTGTCCGTCTAATACAAGGCGATTATACAAAAGAAACAATTTACGGCGACTCACCTTACGAGATGGCAAAAGTGTTTGCTGATAAAGGGGCAAAATGGATTCACATGGTTGATTTGGATGGAGCTAAAGCCGGCAAAAGAGTCAATCACAAACATGTTCTCGAAGTAGCGGAAAAGCTGAATGTAAATGTGCAGATAGGCGGAGGAATCCGTACGGAGGAAGACGCAGAGTATTATCTTTCAAATGGGATATCCCGTGTTATCCTGGGAAGCTCTGCAATCTCTAATCCTGATTTCGTGAAAAAAATGCTTGCGAAATATGGCAGTAAAATAGCGATCGGAATTGATGCAAAGGACGGCTATGTTTCAACTGAAGGGTGGATTGAGACGTCAACAGTAAAGGCTGCTGATCTTGGTGTGGAGCTTGCTGCAGCAGGTGCTGAAGTGTTTATATTCACTGATATTGCAACAGACGGCATGTTATCCGGACCTAATGTTGACGCTGTCCGTGAAATGGCGGGGGCTACCGGCAAAGAAGTAATCGCATCTGGCGGAGTCAGCTCTCTGGATGATTTAGTGATGCTTGCTGCTTTTCAAAAAGAAGGAGTGGCAGGGGCAATTGTAGGAAAAGCGCTCTACACAAATCAATTCGATCTAGCCCAAGCCTTAGAAGAGGTGGAGCTCGCATGA
- a CDS encoding 8-oxo-dGTP diphosphatase produces MQRVTNCVLVQDNKILLMQKPRRGWWVAPGGKMEQGESIKDTVIREYREETGIYLKNPKIKGIFTFIIKDGNEIVSEWMMFTFFATEFTGENVAESEEGKLKWHSLEEVSDLPTAPGDHHILEFMMKGAGLIYGTFTYTPDFELLAYRLDPQ; encoded by the coding sequence TTGCAAAGAGTAACGAATTGCGTTTTAGTACAGGACAATAAAATTCTTCTCATGCAAAAACCGAGAAGAGGATGGTGGGTGGCGCCTGGCGGAAAAATGGAGCAGGGTGAATCGATTAAAGACACTGTCATTCGAGAATATCGCGAAGAAACAGGCATATATTTAAAAAACCCAAAAATTAAAGGAATCTTCACCTTTATTATTAAAGATGGAAATGAAATTGTTTCAGAGTGGATGATGTTTACGTTTTTTGCTACGGAATTTACAGGTGAGAATGTGGCAGAATCTGAGGAAGGAAAGCTTAAGTGGCATTCTTTAGAAGAGGTCAGTGACCTTCCGACGGCTCCGGGCGATCATCATATTCTTGAGTTTATGATGAAAGGTGCCGGTTTGATATATGGCACCTTTACTTACACACCTGATTTCGAACTGCTGGCATATCGGTTAGATCCGCAGTAA
- the hisF gene encoding imidazole glycerol phosphate synthase subunit HisF — translation MITKRIIPCLDVKDGRVVKGIQFLGLRDAGDPVELATFYDKEGADELVFLDISASHEGRKTMVDVVERVAAQLAIPFTVGGGINSLTDMKKILRAGADKVSVNTSAVMRPELISEGARFFGSQCMVVAIDARFADETGKYMVYTHGGRKETEWEVTDWAREAVKRGAGEILLTSMNSDGEKSGFDLALNKMVSEAVSVPVIASGGAGNAEHFAEAFLEGKADAALAASIFHYKETSVKEVKDYLKTRGVNVR, via the coding sequence ATGATTACAAAACGGATCATTCCTTGTCTTGATGTAAAAGACGGAAGGGTAGTAAAAGGCATTCAATTTTTGGGGCTGAGAGATGCAGGGGATCCTGTTGAGCTTGCAACCTTTTATGACAAAGAGGGCGCGGATGAGCTCGTCTTTTTAGATATATCTGCTTCTCACGAAGGCAGAAAAACAATGGTGGATGTGGTTGAACGTGTCGCAGCGCAGCTTGCGATCCCATTTACAGTGGGAGGCGGCATCAATTCGCTTACCGATATGAAAAAAATTCTTCGTGCAGGTGCTGACAAAGTTTCCGTCAATACATCAGCAGTGATGCGCCCTGAACTGATTTCAGAGGGGGCGCGATTCTTTGGTTCCCAATGCATGGTTGTAGCCATTGACGCAAGGTTTGCTGATGAAACCGGCAAATATATGGTGTACACACATGGCGGACGAAAAGAAACAGAGTGGGAAGTGACAGACTGGGCCAGAGAAGCAGTTAAGCGCGGCGCAGGCGAAATTCTGCTCACAAGCATGAACAGCGACGGTGAAAAAAGCGGATTCGACCTTGCTTTAAATAAAATGGTAAGCGAAGCAGTTTCCGTTCCTGTTATTGCTTCAGGAGGTGCAGGAAACGCTGAACACTTCGCAGAGGCATTCTTAGAAGGAAAAGCGGATGCTGCCCTTGCAGCTTCTATTTTCCACTATAAAGAGACGTCAGTAAAAGAAGTAAAAGATTACTTAAAAACGCGGGGAGTGAATGTCAGATGA
- a CDS encoding HPr family phosphocarrier protein, with protein sequence MVEKQVEVRLKTGLQARPAALFVQEANRYSSDIFLEKDGKKVNAKSIMGLMSLAISTGSVVTLIAEGHDESEALEVLSQYVKQEA encoded by the coding sequence ATGGTTGAGAAACAGGTCGAAGTTCGTTTAAAGACAGGCTTACAAGCCCGTCCAGCAGCACTTTTTGTACAAGAGGCTAATCGTTATTCATCAGACATCTTTTTAGAAAAAGACGGAAAAAAAGTGAACGCGAAGAGCATCATGGGGTTAATGAGTCTTGCAATCAGCACTGGCTCAGTGGTTACTCTTATCGCAGAAGGCCATGACGAGTCAGAAGCATTAGAGGTTTTATCTCAATATGTGAAGCAAGAAGCTTAA
- the trxB gene encoding thioredoxin-disulfide reductase — protein sequence MSEEKIYDVIIAGAGPAGMTAAVYTSRANLSTLMIERGVPGGQMANTEDVENYPGFDHILGPDLSTKMFDHAKKFGAEYVYGDIKEIIDGEEYKTVVAGSKQYKARSVIISAGAEYKKIGVPGEKELGGRGVSYCAVCDGAFFKNKELIVIGGGDSAVEEGVYLTRFASKVTIVHRRDELRAQKILQQRAFDNDKVDFIWNHTIKEINEKDGKVGSATLVNTQTGEETEMSADGVFIYIGMLPLSKPFASIGITNENGYIETNERMETKVPGIFAAGDIREKSLRQIVTATGDGSIAAQSAQHFVEELMEKMKAAN from the coding sequence GTGTCTGAAGAGAAAATTTATGATGTCATTATCGCTGGTGCAGGTCCTGCCGGAATGACAGCAGCTGTTTATACATCCAGAGCAAACCTCTCAACTTTAATGATTGAGCGCGGTGTTCCTGGAGGACAAATGGCCAATACAGAGGACGTTGAAAACTATCCTGGTTTTGACCATATTCTTGGACCTGACTTATCAACAAAAATGTTTGATCATGCGAAAAAATTCGGTGCTGAATATGTATACGGAGATATAAAAGAAATTATCGACGGCGAAGAGTACAAAACCGTTGTTGCCGGAAGCAAACAATACAAAGCGCGTTCTGTCATTATTTCAGCTGGTGCCGAGTACAAGAAAATCGGCGTTCCGGGCGAAAAGGAACTTGGCGGCCGCGGAGTTTCTTACTGTGCAGTCTGTGACGGCGCATTCTTTAAAAACAAAGAGCTGATCGTTATTGGCGGAGGCGACTCTGCAGTAGAAGAAGGGGTGTATTTAACGCGTTTCGCATCAAAAGTGACAATTGTTCACAGACGCGATGAGCTTCGTGCCCAAAAAATTCTTCAGCAGCGCGCGTTTGATAATGATAAAGTAGATTTCATCTGGAATCATACGATTAAAGAAATCAATGAAAAAGACGGCAAGGTTGGCAGTGCAACCCTTGTAAACACTCAAACAGGCGAAGAGACTGAAATGAGTGCGGACGGAGTATTTATTTATATCGGAATGCTTCCTCTGTCAAAACCGTTTGCTTCTATCGGCATTACAAACGAAAACGGATATATCGAAACGAATGAGCGCATGGAAACGAAGGTGCCTGGCATCTTTGCTGCAGGCGATATCCGCGAAAAATCATTGCGTCAAATCGTAACAGCTACAGGCGATGGCTCGATTGCAGCACAAAGTGCTCAGCATTTTGTAGAAGAATTAATGGAAAAAATGAAAGCTGCCAACTGA
- a CDS encoding peptidoglycan-binding protein encodes MTIIRKGNRGPEVTFLQKKLISLGYALPRFGADGTFGAETAAAVKEFQRDQRITADGIVGPETFSKLNRAKPRRGNPYPGTLYRLKSPYMKSVNIGEIQRKLGVKADNIYGPITERAVRDFQRRQNLKVDGIVGPLTWRRLFP; translated from the coding sequence GTGACCATTATACGAAAGGGAAACCGGGGTCCGGAGGTAACTTTTTTACAGAAAAAACTGATCTCACTGGGATATGCGCTCCCGAGATTCGGTGCAGACGGCACGTTTGGTGCGGAGACAGCAGCTGCGGTTAAAGAGTTTCAAAGAGATCAGAGAATAACGGCTGACGGAATCGTGGGGCCGGAGACCTTCAGCAAGCTGAATCGGGCAAAACCAAGACGTGGAAATCCGTATCCGGGTACTCTTTACAGATTGAAGTCTCCATATATGAAGAGCGTAAATATCGGAGAAATACAGCGAAAGCTTGGAGTTAAGGCAGACAATATTTATGGACCAATCACTGAGCGTGCAGTAAGGGATTTTCAGCGCAGGCAAAATCTTAAAGTTGATGGTATTGTAGGACCGCTGACATGGCGAAGGTTATTTCCGTAA
- a CDS encoding YvcK family protein, whose protein sequence is MTDTANRPKVVIIGGGTGLSVLLRGLKGYPVDITAIVTVADDGGSSGRLRDELDIPPPGDIRNVLAALSDVEPLIEDLFQHRFNKGNSLTGHSLGNLILAAMTNITGDFFHAVREMSKVLNVRGKVLPAANRSVVLHAEMEDGTIVSGESKIPYSGKKIKRVFLSPESIEPLEETIEVIRQADLILLGPGSLYTSILPNLLVPKIGDEVCKAKAKKVYICNVMTQAGETLDFTASDHVKALFEHMKCKFIDTILVNDEEIPDMMKALYAEELAKPVYYDIEALRNLGLEIVHDKIVSYENNVIRHDTVKVAKLLYDMIT, encoded by the coding sequence ATGACTGATACTGCAAATAGGCCAAAGGTTGTCATAATCGGCGGAGGTACCGGATTGTCTGTACTCTTGCGGGGGTTAAAAGGATACCCTGTTGATATTACAGCAATTGTTACAGTTGCAGATGATGGCGGGAGCTCAGGCCGGCTCCGTGACGAACTCGATATTCCGCCTCCAGGTGACATACGCAATGTGTTAGCTGCGCTTTCAGATGTAGAGCCGTTAATAGAAGATTTATTTCAGCACAGGTTTAATAAAGGAAATAGTCTCACAGGACATTCTCTTGGAAATCTTATCTTGGCAGCGATGACGAATATTACAGGCGACTTTTTCCATGCCGTGCGGGAAATGAGCAAAGTCCTTAATGTGCGCGGAAAAGTTCTGCCTGCTGCGAATCGAAGCGTCGTCCTTCATGCTGAAATGGAAGATGGAACGATTGTTTCAGGAGAATCAAAAATACCATACTCCGGCAAGAAGATTAAACGCGTCTTTTTATCACCCGAATCCATTGAGCCTCTTGAAGAGACGATCGAAGTGATTCGGCAGGCTGACTTAATTCTCCTCGGTCCGGGAAGCTTATACACGAGTATTCTGCCTAATCTTCTCGTTCCTAAAATCGGTGACGAGGTTTGCAAGGCAAAAGCAAAAAAGGTTTATATTTGCAATGTGATGACTCAGGCAGGGGAAACCCTTGATTTTACTGCAAGCGATCATGTAAAAGCATTGTTTGAACATATGAAATGCAAGTTCATCGATACAATATTAGTGAATGATGAAGAAATACCTGATATGATGAAAGCATTATATGCAGAGGAACTGGCTAAACCCGTCTATTATGACATTGAAGCATTGCGGAATTTGGGACTGGAGATCGTTCATGATAAGATCGTTTCATACGAAAATAACGTCATCCGCCATGATACGGTTAAAGTTGCCAAGCTGCTGTATGATATGATCACATAA
- the hisIE gene encoding bifunctional phosphoribosyl-AMP cyclohydrolase/phosphoribosyl-ATP diphosphatase HisIE, with protein MNLQSVKFDQNGLVPAIVQDAVSKEVLTLAYMNEESLQKTIETNETWFYSRSRQELWNKGATSGNTQEVVGLKYDCDQDALLVLVKPAGPACHTGSYSCFSENVFGDFRQAPAERFEILNTLEKLIAEREAEMPEGSYTTYLFTEGVDKILKKVGEEASEVIIAAKNRDADELKWEAADLLFHLIVLLREQKLPLDEVLNVLEERHLPKK; from the coding sequence ATGAATCTGCAATCGGTAAAGTTTGATCAAAATGGCTTAGTCCCTGCAATCGTTCAGGATGCAGTCAGCAAAGAAGTTCTTACTCTGGCATATATGAATGAGGAATCTCTGCAAAAAACAATTGAAACAAATGAAACATGGTTTTACAGCCGCTCCAGACAAGAGCTTTGGAACAAAGGGGCAACTTCAGGGAATACCCAGGAGGTTGTTGGGTTAAAATACGATTGCGACCAGGATGCTCTGCTCGTATTGGTGAAACCTGCCGGCCCTGCGTGTCATACTGGCTCGTACTCTTGTTTTTCAGAAAACGTGTTTGGCGATTTCAGGCAAGCCCCTGCCGAACGCTTTGAAATCCTGAACACACTGGAAAAATTGATCGCAGAACGTGAAGCAGAAATGCCTGAAGGCTCTTATACCACGTACCTGTTTACAGAAGGCGTCGATAAAATCCTGAAAAAAGTTGGAGAGGAAGCATCAGAAGTCATCATCGCAGCCAAGAACCGCGATGCAGATGAACTAAAATGGGAAGCTGCCGATCTATTGTTCCACTTAATAGTGCTGCTCCGTGAACAAAAACTTCCGCTTGATGAAGTGCTAAATGTATTGGAAGAGCGTCATTTACCGAAAAAATAG
- the clpP gene encoding ATP-dependent Clp endopeptidase proteolytic subunit ClpP: MNLIPTVIEQTNRGERAYDIYSRLLKDRIIMLGSGIDDNVANSIVSQLLFLEAEDPEKDISIYINSPGGSITAGMAIYDTMQFIKPQVSTICIGMAASMGAFLLAAGAKGKRYALPNSEVMIHQPLGGAQGQATEIEIAAKRILFLRDKLNQILADRSGQPIEVIARDTDRDNFMTAERALEYGLIDKVMTRNILPDNK, from the coding sequence ATGAATTTAATACCTACAGTTATTGAACAAACGAACCGCGGTGAACGTGCATACGATATTTACTCACGTCTTTTAAAAGACCGCATTATCATGCTTGGAAGCGGGATTGACGATAACGTGGCAAACTCAATTGTATCCCAGCTTTTGTTCTTAGAAGCTGAAGATCCAGAGAAAGACATCTCAATCTACATTAACAGCCCAGGCGGTTCTATTACAGCCGGTATGGCGATTTACGATACAATGCAGTTTATTAAACCACAAGTATCAACAATCTGCATCGGTATGGCCGCGTCAATGGGAGCATTCCTCCTTGCAGCCGGCGCAAAAGGCAAACGCTATGCCCTTCCAAACAGTGAAGTTATGATTCATCAGCCTCTTGGCGGAGCTCAAGGACAGGCAACTGAAATTGAGATCGCTGCAAAACGCATCTTGTTCTTGCGTGATAAGCTGAATCAAATTCTTGCTGACCGCAGCGGCCAGCCAATCGAAGTGATCGCTCGCGATACAGACCGTGACAACTTCATGACGGCAGAACGTGCACTTGAGTACGGCTTGATTGATAAAGTGATGACTCGCAATATTCTGCCTGATAATAAATAA